In the Brassica napus cultivar Da-Ae chromosome A7, Da-Ae, whole genome shotgun sequence genome, one interval contains:
- the LOC106354649 gene encoding glutamic acid-rich protein-like, which translates to MELELGLKITRARDNDVSSSTDFKVSRDSFGQLWHSRETDSVFILTLHLKGFKKEGIDTEINKEGDMLTIRGRKQVEEMVLVKWVKWRKEREIKEFKKVFRIPDIVNLDKIKARFDEEDGTLTVTFPKKVKGITGLKIEEVEEAEKTEEKTEEKTEEKTELEEEIKEEKEPEEEAEEPKMEEEEEEIVQEQETRDHEEDREETEEKDSKPKRKKRKKLCFPCVAGSTLLMSIIVFIIQLIQSKRK; encoded by the exons ATGGAGCTCGAATTAGGTCTGAAGATCACTAGGGCAAGAGACAACGATGTCTCTTCCTCTACAGATTTCAAGGTTTCCAGAGATTCTTTTGGTCAGCTCTGGCATTCTAGAGAAACCGATTCTGTATTCATCCTCACTCTTCACCTAAAAG GATTCAAGAAGGAAGGTATTGACACTGAGATCAACAAAGAAGGGGATATGCTTACTATAAGAGGAAGGAAACAAGTTGAAGAAATGGTTTTGGTCAAGTGGGTGAAGTGGAGAAAGGAACGTGAGATTAAGGAGTTCAAGAAAGTGTTTCGGATTCCAGATATAGTCAATCTTGACAAGATCAAAGCTAGGTTTGATGAAGAAGACGGGACTTTGACAGTTACATTTCCCAAGAAAGTTAAGGGAATAACCGGTTTGAAGATTGAGGAAGTGGAAGAAGCAgagaaaacagaggaaaaaacagaggaaaaaacagaggaaaaaacAGAGCTAGAAGAAGAAATCAAAGAGGAGAAAGAACCTGAGGAAGAAGCAGAAGAGCCAAAgatggaagaggaagaagaagagatagtGCAGGAACAAGAAACAAGGGATCATGAGGAAGATAGAGAAGAAACCGAAGAGAAAGATAGTAAAccaaaaaggaagaaaagaaagaagttgTGTTTTCCATGTGTTGCAGGATCTACTCTGCTTATGTCAATCATTGTTTTCATTATTCAATTGATTCAATCCAAAAGAAAATGA